CACCTGCACCTGTTCAAGGTGGTGGAGGTGGGTCTATGCTGGGAGGACTTGGTGCCACTATTGCTCAAGGTGAGTTTAGAAGCTCTTGCACTTTCTTTTAGGGCATCTATCTGAGTGTTCTTTGAAATAACAAAGTCACtctaaaacatgtttttaatgaTTCAACAGAAATTTTGACTTCTGAAAATAACGTTGAAAAGTAGAGAATCAAACATTGAATTAACTTGATTGATTAAGAACTTGTCTAGGAGTGATTTTGAATGTAGCAAATAGTGTTTTCAACCATTTTAGAATCATTCCTAAACATGTCCTTCCCACGATAAATTATCTAACTCTTGTCTTAACTTCCTTTTTGTACTGATGTGCAGGTATGGCCTTTGGTACTGGAAGTGCGGTGGCTCACAGGGCTGTTGATGCCGTAATGGGTCCTCGTGTCATCCAGCACGAGACTGTTGATTCATCAACTCCTTCGTCAGCACCTTCAGTAGCGAGCAATCCTGGAGGTTCTGATGCTTGTAATGTTCAGTCAAAGTCCTTTCAAGATGTAGGTTCCTTGTTCATCTCCATTGTTATTTacaacattttccttttccttttacgCTTAGATGCGTAAGCCATATTCTCATATTATCTTCAGACTCGATCTAACTTATATTTTCTTCTACGTTTTCTTCCTTGGCAGTGCCTGAACCACTATGGAAGTGACATTAGCAAGTGCCAATTCTACTTGGATATGTTGCAGGAATGCCGCAAGAGCTCAGGTTCTGTTTTGGGTGCTTAAACAATTGATTCTTAGAACAGTTATCATGTATTCTCACTCGGATTGACCGCAGTGAGCGGTGTCAAGATTATCGTGCGTTTCGACAGTGTTTTCATTTTACAAGTACTGCTTTAACTGTAATAAAGGGTGGAcaatgattttaaaaacacTTCATCGTTTGGACCCTATTGTTTGGCTTTGAGCTTTGGGTATTTTCTTGTGAAATTAAAACTGctgttttggatttttaatATCTACGTGACGAATATTGCCAGATTACTCGGTTAAAACAACTATAATCCAGATTAGTAAATTGATTGGAGTTTGTATTAGCCAAATCACTTTGTCTGTTCTTTTTGTGAAGTTTATAACTTCGATTCGTTGATGTTCTAAACTACATTGACTTAACGAAGTAGTCTGAAGGAATTGTTTGAAGATCGATCGGTTGATTATTAGCTCGAGTGGCCCTAgccatttcttttcaatttgctactattgattttttataatgaaattaCGAGCTTGGTTTGTTGGGacttaaaatcttttaatatGCCCAACAAAAACGTGGTTTCTTAGTAAAGAAAAGATCAATGCCAACCCAGAATTAGTGGGCATGTGATGTGTTGCATGCAAGTTGTGAAGGGGCTTCTCATTGACTTTGCTCAGCTTAGAGAACAAATCTTCCCCACCCATTGCTTCTCTTTCCATATCTCTATCCGAAGCTCCCTCTTGTGTTGGCTCGTCTTTTACTGCGTTCAAAGTAAGTTGTCTACAGCTCGACTCGGCTCTCCTCTCGTTTGCCGGTAGTGTTTGTGGTGGTGCTTCAGGATTCCAATGTACTGCATCCAATATAAGAACGAGTTTACTAGTGGACCATTGCCGTCTCATTCTTGAGTTCTGTCCCCTTCGGATGCAGATGAAAGACTGCATAGGCTTTCGCTCTCGCCCTAAACGAATGAATTGATGGATTCCCAACGTTGGGAGAGGCAAGTGAGTTGGTTGGTAGAAATGCAGTAAGCCTATCTTTCTCCATATAGAAGTGGTACGGGCACATAGAGATGTGGGTAGAAAGAGATTCGAACTCCCGGTATTCCTATCAATACTTCGGTTCACTCCCTTCGAAAAACTGCCTGTTTAGCAATCGAGCTACGAGGGCTGCCTGTCTCAGTTctcgatttaaaaaaattaaaaattatagaaataaattacaaaattggaatatatatatatatatttataacttATGGGGGGCGGGTAAAGAAGGTTCCCGCCGCGGAATCTCAACTTCCAAGCACGGCCGTTGACAAAATTGATCCAATCTCGCACCGTCCGGGTCGGATAATCGAGGACACGTTCGGCATTTTAAATTCTCTAACAGCGACAGCTCCTGCACGCTTTTCCATACACAACGCCGAGCACACGGACATATCATACTCTTACCCACATCTGATCCCACCCCCCACACCCCCTCCACGTATTTTTcgtcataaaagaaaattacaaaatagaggagagagaaaaacgcCAGCCGGCCATTTCTCTGATCGCCGAGCACTTTACGGATCGGATCTACGCCTCCAATGGATGCAAATCTTCCGATCTCTACGCTTTGAAGACAGTCTTGTTCGATCAGTCGTCTATTGACTGTTCTACGAATTTGGACTTCAATTCTAGGGTTTAATTGTGCCTGATACATACACTTTGATATGAAGTTATGTGTACTGACTGCTCTCTGCTTAATTCCTCGGAATTCGATTATCTGATACTCTCCCACGCATTTTCCGATACTGCGACTCTACCTATCAGCAATGGAAGCTTCACCTGTGAAGTTCCTCTTTGGATTCTTGCTCGTTTCGATTACACTATGGCTGTTTTTCATGTAAGTCCCTGAATTAATTACATTTCTGGTTCATTGTATACCTATTTGACTGTGTAAGTCAATTTGGTTATCTTCGTAAGCTCAATGCCACTGCACTGGAGGGGTAATGGTTGCTTcagttatttgtttatttgtggAGAACGTTAGAGAACTGATCGTTAAATTTTCAAGTAGATTATTGTACTCTCACAACTTTTTCCCTTGGGTTGGGAAGGGTAGGGAAGGTCATTGAGGCTTTGACTTATGGTTGAATCATTTAATCGACCATAAAATATGAGAGAAGATATGTCGTTTTTAGCTTGACATATGGTGAACTTAGAACTCCTGTACTTTGCAATACAAGATGAATTtgttaaagattaaaatattctttctaAACTGAAAATAAGGAAGCCCACTTCAAAGTCATCAAATAACACCATCCAGATCAGAATCTAAACTACATCAATCCAACTTAGACTACACGATGAGGAAGGCTCTAGTCTAAACCATGCTACTAAAAACAGTTCCAATCCAACTCTTGAATGAGCTTGATCCTCGAAAATGCTCGGATGAAAAAATCAATCGAAGTTTGTTCCTCCAACATGTGATGTTTATAAAAGCATATATGAGAAGTCATTTGGTCTCCTCAAGAAATGGTCTGatctcttatttctttttgaataagaaacaaaacatgataaaaaaagttgaaaagaaGGACAAAGTGTCAAGTATATGAAGTGTAGACAAAGAAAGCAACAataaaagggagaaaaaagtagaaaacaTCTTACAAAAAAGACTCCAGTTTGAACGTATATCAAAGGGTGAATAGTTGACACCATTTCACTACATCGAGCAATCTGTAGAATACTCTTTTGGTACATATGTTAGTGGAAGCTAGCTAGATTCAGAAACACAAGTAGATAACGAAAGTAATTAAGTACGGCATTCAGAATAGTCGTGCTAATGAATTCTTGAGCGAGGAATATGGTTGTCTTTTGTTTATTGAAATCTATATTTATAGTGAAAATTCTGTTACTGATTTGTGGTTAAGATTTAATTGTTGCTATCTCACCAAGTTCTTATAATTCCATTCCAATTTCCAATAGACATATCAACTTCCTTTTAGACTGTACCAATATTGATTATCTTAATTGGGATTATAAGCGATTCTGATTCATCATAGtataaaaattcttttaatatttttcaggtTTGCTTCTAGATTGGTGGCTTGGATTTTGAGCAGGGTTGTTGGAGCTTCAGTGGCATTTCGTGTTGGAGGGTGGAAATGTTTAAGAGATGTTGTGATCAAGTTTCGGAaggttttgtttatatttggaAAGTtgttaaatttcatttaatatttaattatgtgATATTGTACAGTCTAGATCGAAAACAAAATGCTCTTGAAAAGCCTCATGCCCTTTTGAGAATAGAATAGTATTAGTAACAGTCATTAGCCTTCCATTCTTTTGTGTAGCTTTGCGATGTGTGCATGGGTTAGGAAATTTGGGGAAGGGTTAATTGTCAAagcttcattttcattttggttttttaaaaaatatggttaaTTTGgtcttaatatatttgaattatttagtGCAgatgttaaatttaaaagtggGATTTTGGGAAGCTAATTTTTCCTAATGGTCTACAAATGATGTTTTGCTATCGGTTTTTATAGTTTAGGGGAGGTATCATCAATTTGATGAAGCTGTTGACCACCCAatccaaaaaaggaaaaaaggaaagaagaaaaccaGCTGTTCACCTCATATGTccccttttgtttttatccCTGTTAATGTAGCGTAGACTTCCTTGGCTATTTCGACCTCCCAGTTCATAACAAGCACACAAAAGTCTTCATCTAGACTGTCAACTTTAATGGGGTATCCTAATATCAAAATCTTGCATTATATAAGGTTCCGAAGAACAATGGATTGGATGTTTGCTAAATTGGAAATTCTGAAATTCAGATGGATATCTTTTTGCTGGTGATTTTATTTTGGGATATGATATTTCACTACAATAGATGTGGCTTTGACTCCAGCTTCTTGATCACGTATTTCAGTACATTTCTGTATACAGACTGATAGCTTTCCTAATCAAAGTTGACTAGTTTATCAGTTACTACCTGTTGTTGACGTGCTTTCTCCTTTGCTGTTTTATGTACGTTGTGCTTTTGCTAGAAGAATGGATGTTATTCTGTTGTATTAGGAGGTCAACACTCAGatgggattgtgagatttgttttgttatccATCTTCAGGGTGCTATTGAAACGATATCAGTTGGTGAAATTAAATTGAGTTTGCGCCAGTCCCTAGTAAAACTTGGCGTGGGGTTTATTTCTAGGGATCCGAAGCTACAGATATTGATATGTGACTTAGAAGTTACTATGAGGCCTTCAAGTAAAGGAAGACCAAAGTCGTCTAAGCCTCGGAAAACCCGCACTTCAGGCAGAGGAAAGTGGATGGTTGTAGCCAATATTGCTAGATATTTGTCAGTCTCAGTAACAGATTTGATTCTAAAGGTATGCAAAGTTCTGAGACTGGTGTTTGCAATGTTATTTACGATTTTTCAGTTGAAACCCACGTTGTAGAACTGATTATTGTGCCATTTTGTCTTCtattaatattagtttttGGTTAATTTGTTATTCTTatagttcttttttcttttttgtttgtgcaATTGGATCTTGGGACATTGCAGACTCCCAAAGCTACCGTTGAAGTTAAGGATTTGAGCATTGATATATCAAAAAATGGTGGAACGAGACCGAATTTATTTGTCAAGTTACAAATCTTGCCTATATTTTTGCATATTGGTGAACCACGAGTTAGTTGTGAACAGACATCCAACTTAAGCAGTGGGGAATGTATATCAGCTGTCAATTCATCTTTTGCCACTATGGAGAAATCTTCTGCTCCTTTTAGTTGCGAAGAATTCTCTTTGTATAGTGAATTTGGTCATGACAGGTactttcttttgattctttcCTTGTTGTTCATTCTACTTTAAAAATATGGGCCTTTATCTTGTCAAATTgtagtttaattatttcataagCATGTGCCTGTTAATTCTATGACGTTTTCctatcttttagttttttccttttccagtAATGTTCTCATTATCGTGATTTCTAAAGCAGTATATCTGGTAGAAcgatttcatttttattttgttttattttttgacgTAGGGAAGCTGGTATAATTGTTAAGAACGTTGATGTCACCTGCGGGGAGGTCAATTTGAACTTGAATGAGGAGCTATTTTCAAAAAGCAAGAAGGGGACTGACTCTTCTTTTCCCTCTGATAAAACTGTGGAGTCAACTGCTGATTCTCTCCCTCCAGCGAAGCCACAGAAGAAGCAAGCACTTGCATCAATTTCAAAGTATACCTCTGTTTTCCCAGAAAAGGTTGTATTCTGattcttttttatgtattCTTGTCTTGTTTAAACCAGTAAGCATTTTAGTACTTGAGTGGTTTTCAGTCTGACTGcacttttctatttattctGCTTACTTTTTAGAATATAACGGTAGAGCCATAGAGCAGTTGACTAGATTTTACCTCGCTtatgtctatatatatttcaacaaacttatgttttgatttttatggtAGGAAATTTTGTTGAGGAATGTAGGTcatgagttttctttttattatttatttatttatttaaaatttgataaaatgcTAGCATCCTTTTATGGGTGCTCTATGACCATAGTTTTTGTATTACAGCTTTGTGCATATTAATGTCAATTCGAACTTCTTTTTTGCAATCCTTTAGCTGTTTGGGAATAGCTCATTCGTTGTTTTGTATGAGCTCCTCTTTTGACCAATACAAATTCTCTTGTTTCTGATTTAAAGAACTGCAGGAATGTGGTAGAAAGGGTGACAAGAAACTTCTGATAAATTTGTGAAGTAGATGTATGGGAAGAATCCTTTGAGGATCTTTTGATATATACGTTCTTTTAGTGAGAAACAATTGTATTCATAATAAACGAATAACTTGGAGCCTGACCCAGCCAAGAGGCCAAGTAGAGTACAGAAGTACCCTCCAACgctaaattgaaaatgaacgAGCCATCACTCTTTAACATTCAAAGAAAGAtcctatttctctctctttagaTCTCCTTAAAGATAATTGGATCAGATTTTCAGAATGAGTTTAGGCATCTTCTTGGACAACCACAAGCTAGTTGGGCAAAATGGTAGAAGGCTTTGATATAGTGTTCTAGAACTATTGAAGAAAATCCCGGACCACTTTAATGTGGAAGCTACATGTTGTGATTAGGAGTTCGGATTTATGAGaaaatttatcttttcatttgttttcagccctggttttctttatttggaaACAGACTACTGCCATCCTTTCCTCCGGCCAATCATAATTTGATTCTGAATAGATGCATGGGTGGAGCACAACAGGGAGACCCATAGCATGCTCGTGTTTCCTTCTTTTAGCTCATACTTcaagatatttatattttctctctctctcgaatctgaatgatagaaaataaaatcaattgatAACTGTAAATATTCGAACAGTCGATGAACATTTGCATGTGTTTATGAATAAGCTTGATTCTTTACGGTCattttgataactatttggttttttaaaattgtacttgttttcttctcatAATTCTTGACAATAGTTTTCATTTATCGTAGAGAAACACTTGAATTCATAGCCAAATttcaaaagcaaaaataagtttttaattactatttttatttttattttttttaattttcaaaacttggcTTGGATTATGAAACACTCCCAAGACgtagataacaaaacaaagaaaaccaTGGGTAAAAGTAGTGTTTGtaagtttcattttgaaaaaaaaaaaaaaaaatcaatagccaaatagttatcaaacaaggtcttatttatttatttgtaccAATTCagaatttgagtttttattattttttttttataaattttatttacatttagcCCACAGCTCACATCATTTAATTAGTGAGCTTTTGTCAGCTCTGTTTCACTGTCTTTCTGTAAGTATTTTTCTGGTTGCATTTGTCACAGCGTAGTGAATTATAATGTGAAACTAACAAACGAGTGTTTCTTTGATAGGTTTCCTTCAGTCTTCCCAAATTGAATGTTATGCTTGTGCATCGTGAGCATGAGCTTGTTGTTGAAAACAACATCATGGGCATTCAATTTAAGATAATCAAATCACGCTGCTTAGAGGATTTAGGAGAGACTGCACGTCTTGATCTTCAAATGGAGTTCAGTGAGATTCATGTATTGTTTAAACTTTTGTCGTTTCAGAAACTTGCAGCTCTtcgttttaaatatttgtcatGTAGCTTGCTCAATCTTTGTGACCATTTTTCGTACGATCTCAGCTACTCAGAGAGGCTGGCACTTCATTTCTGGAGATACTGAAAGTCGATGTAGTTACCTTTGTTTATGTTCCAATACAAGTGAGTATCCtcaattacaattttaaggttgtttattttcttcacCTCGTTCATAATCATGTTTCTTCCTTGATGCTCATTCAGCTTTAACAAATGTTTGGTCTTTGTCTTGTCAAATTGTAGTTGAATCATTTTCTGTTAAATTATACAACATTTTCCTATCTGTCATGGCTGCATCAGTTGAAATTTAAGATCATCTAATATAGCCTTCCTTTCTTGTAAAAGACGGTCAATGGTTGATCAAAGTTTTGACTTCCATAGTGGCCATGATTGAAACATGATAAGTTATTTGATACAGAAATTCAGCCCATGATAACCATCACTGTTATGCTGCTCATAATGTATAGTAGCTAAGCagctaaattttaaattggtgacacccaTCATCAAGAGTCATTTTGATTGAACTTTATCCTTCTTTCACATGATTCTTTTATGTTTCAGTCAGCATCACCTATTAGGGCCGAAGTGGACTTAAAGTTGGGAGGTACTCAGTGCAACATAATAATGAGTAGACTGAAGCCATGGTTGCGCTTCTATTCCTCCAGAAATAAGAAGATGGTTCTGAGGAAGGAAATGCCTTCTGAAAAGCTGCAATCCTCGGAGTCCAAAGCCATCATGTGGACATGTACGGTCTCAGCCCCTGAGATGACTATTGTGCTCTATAGTATAGATGGTTCACCGTTGTATCATGTAAGTAATGTGCTTGTATCTATTCTCTTCCTTTTATCTTGGAATTACCAGAGAATCTATTGTGTgctcttaaatattttttttatagttggAAGGTTGAGGTAATTATTCTGCAGGAATGACCGTTCTTTATAGGTTCATTTTGATTTGGAAGCAATTGCAGTTTCATTGTTGTCTGCAATATTctatctctatttttttaaaattaaaataatcagATATACGCCCAAAAGTCAAATTGTCCCACTGGTactggaaaatgaaaaataatgcaAACAAGACCGCATCTCTTTCCATATCATCTTTCATTGAGGGTCATTAAATAGATGAATACGATCAATGCAATGCTACGTGGTACAAGTATTCTAGCTTGATTAATGTGGCCGTgttcatattatattatttaatatatcattaGTTAATTACTTAGAGCATGTGCCATGTTCATTTGTTCATGTTGTCGCAGGGCTGTTCACAATCTTCACATGTGTTTGcaaataatatatcaaatatggGAACTGCAGTACACATGGAGCTTGGTGAACTAAATTTGCACCTGGCCAATGAATACCAAGAATGCTTGAACGAAAGCCTTTTCGCTGTGGAGTCAAATTCAGGTTCTTTGATACACATAGCTAAGATAAGCTTGGACTGGGGAAAAAAGGACATTGAACCATCTGAAGAAGAGGGTCTTAGAAGCAAACtggttttgtttgttgatgTGACTGGTATGGGTGTCTATTTTACGTTCCAGCGTATTGAATCACTTGTTTCAACTGCTATGATTTTGCAATCACTTTTAAAACAATTCTCTGGTTCTCGAAAGAAAACTGCACAAAACCGAGGGGACCGTTCAACTAAATCGTCAGGGAAAGGGACCAAACTTCTGAAACTCAATCTTGAAAGATGTTCCATAACCTTTTGTGGGGATATGGGTTTAGAGAACACAATTGTTGCAGATCCtaaacgtgtctactatggaTCACAAGGTGGTCAAGTTGTTGTAAGTATCAATGCTGATGGCACACCTCGTTGTGCAAATGTGATGTCTACAGTGTCTGATGAATGCAAAAAGCTGAATTATTCCATAGCTCTCGATATTTTTCATCTCAGTTTTTGTTTGAACAAGGAGAAACAGTCCACACAGGTTGAAGTTGAGAGAGCTAGGTCAATATACCAGGAGCATTTGGAGGAACATGGGAAAGATACAAAACTGACATTTTTTGACATGCAAAATGCTAAGTTTGTACGGCGTTCTGGGGGTCTCAAAGAGATTTCTGTATGCTCCCTTTTTAGTGCTACCGATATTTCAGTTAGGTGGGAGCCTGATGTTCATCTATCTCTTGTTGAACTCGGACTACACCTGAAATTACTTGTGCATAACAAAAAGGTTCAGGGAGATAATTACATACATACTGAAGATGCTTCAAATGAAAGAGAATCTGAACAAAGGACAGAAACCATATCTGATTCAGGGCAGCTTGATAAacacaagaaaaaggaatcaaTATTTGCTGTTGATGTGGAAATgttgagagtttatgctcaggCTGGAGATGGAGTTGATGTAGTTGTTCAGGTTCAATCGATTTTTTCTGAAAATGCACGTATAGGAGTACTTCTAGAAGGACTTTTACTTAGTTTCAATGGTTCTAGAGTATTCAAAAGTAGCAGAATGCAGATTTCACGTTTTCCTCGTGTGTCTACTAGTACATGTGATACAAAAGTGCCCGTTACCACTTGGGACTGGGTTATTCAAGGTTTAGACATACATGTTTGCATGCCATACCGGTTGCAGTTACGCGCCATTGATGATTCAGTTGAGGATATGCTGCGTGGTTTGAAGCTTATTACTGCTGCTAGAacatctcttttttttccaatgaagaaagaaagcgCAAAAGCTAAAAAAGCTAGTTCAACCAAAGTTGGGAGTTTGAAGTTTTACATACGCAAGTTAACTGCTGATATTGAGGAGGAGCCATTGCAGGGATGGCTTGATGAACACTATCAGCTAATGAAAAATGAAGCTGCTGAATTGGCTGTTAGGCTAAAATTTCTTGACGATTTAATTTCTAAAGCAAACCACGTTCCAAAAACTGCTGAAACAGTTGAATCTACTCAAGACAGGAAGGCATACTATAATGGCATTGAAGTTGATCCCCAAAATCCATCAGATGTTCTCAGAATGCGAGAAGAAATATATAGACAGTCATTTCAATCTTATTATCGAGCCTGTCAGAATTTATCACCATCAGAAGGTTCAGGTGCCTGTAGTGGAGGGTTCCAGTCTGGTTTTAAACCTAGCACTGCTAGAACTTCTCTTATGTCCATTTCTGCTACTGATTTAGATGTTACCTTGACAAAAATTGATGGTGGAGATAGTGGAATGATAGACGTCCTAAAGAGGCTTGATCCTGTCTGTCTGCAAAAAAACATACCATTCTCGCGGCTTTATGGGAGAAATATACTTTTGAGTGCAGGCTCTCTTGCAGTTCGGCTGAGAGATTACAcatttccattattttctgCAACTTCTGGTAAATGTGAAGGTTGTCTCGTGTTGGCACAACAGGTAATTTGTATGACCTGCGTACCACTGTTGTGACTCCTTCATTTGCTTTCTAGATGCACGTTTTTTNGCGGGGAGTGGGGGTAAGGTGAGAGGGCAGCAGGCTGGTATGTTTGTTCATCATAGATATGCCATAGTTGGAAGTTTGATAAGCGTAATTCCTTTAACTAATGTGTGTATAGTTCTTCCATCCTCAAAATATGGTAtttggaaaaaatgaaagtttatTGTGGAGCAGGGACAAATATACCTATGCTAGGTTTTCTGACATATACCTTCGTCCCAGCTGCTGTTGCTTGTGCCCAGAGTGGGCAGACCAGTATGCTGGAGATGTGATTTTGAGATGCCCCTTTCCCTATGCTGTATTTTATCAATGTTTGAAAGTTTgggaaacaaaacagaacaagGACCCTTTCCCTATGATGGATTCTATATAGGGAAATGAAAACCAGGGCTTTCTTGAATACTTGCAAGCAAAATAGTTTAACATAAaacttattctttttttagagGGTCCTCCCCCTTTGAATGGTTGGTTAACATACTAgcactttttattatttattttttatggctATCCCAGAAATGGGAAAACTATGTACAATAAAAGGAACATGTCAATAGGGTATTcagacttttaattttatcatgaTTACTGAACCCCAGGAATCTCTGCCCTACATTTGTCTACAGCTTATCTTTTCCAGTCACCTGGCCTTGTAACATTCTACATGTAGCAGTCATATGCTCCTTTCATCTAAAATTCATGTATTTGTTTCATGTGATTGTGACTATATTTCGATTTTCAACTAGGCTACGAGTTTTCAACCTCAAATACACCAAGATGTGTACGTTGGGAAATGGAGAAAGGTGCGGATGCTACGCTCTGCTAGTGGTACAACTCCTGCTATGAAGACATATTCAAACTTGCccatacattttaaaaaagtagaGCTATCTTTTGGAGTGGGATATGAACCAGCTTTTGCTGATATCAGTTATGCTTTCACTGTGGCCTTACGAAGGGCTAATCTTAGTGTTAGGAATCCCGGTCCACTTATTCAGCCtccaaaaaaagagaagagctTACCATGGTGGGATGATATGAGGTACTACATTCATGGAAATATCACTTTCTGCTTTTCTGAGACACGGTGGAATTTTCTTGCAACTACCGATCCTTATGAAAAGCTTGATAAACTCCAAATATTATCTGGTCAAATGGAGATCCAGCAGTCAGATGGTCGCGTCTTTGTTTCTGCTAAGGATTTTAAGATTGTAACCAGCAGTTTGGTGAGTATGGCTAATACTCGTGGTCTAAAACTTCCTCCAGGCATTTCTGCTGCATTACTGGAAGCACCAGTTTTCACCCTTGAAGTAAATATGGACTGGGAATGTGAGTCTGGAACACCATTGAACCATTATCTACATGCACTTCCCATTGAAGGAAAACCTCgtgaaaaaatttatgatccATTTAGATCAACATCGCTCTCACTCCGGTGGAATTTTTCTCTTAGACCCCCTTTTCCTTTGGATGAGAAACAATTGTTTGATAATATTGACAAAACTACTGAGTGTTCTACAAGACTGAATTTTGGAGCTCATGATCTTGCTTGGATTGTTAAATTCTGGAATTTGAATTACATACCCCCTCACAAACTCCGTACCTTCTCTAGATGGACCCGTTTTGGTGTGCCTAGGGCTGTAAGATCTGGTAATTTGGCAATGGACAAAGTAATGACTGAGTTTATGTTGAGAATTGATGCTACTACTCCTGAGATAAGACATGTGCCATTAGATGATGACGATCCAGCAAAAGGACTGACTTTTAGTATGGGGAAGCTGAAATATGAAATTGGTTACAGTCGGGGAAAGcaaaaatatacatttgaaTGCAAGCGGGATACCCTTGATCTCGTCTACCAAGGACTTGATCTTCATATGCCAAAggcttttataaataaagaaaaatgcagCAGTGTTGCAAAAGCAGTTCAAATGACCAGAAAACATACGCAGTCTGCTTCCATGGATAAAGTCCCTGTGGAGAAAGGCAACAGTACGAGTAGTTCAACTGAAAAACATCGTGATGATGGATTCCTTTTGTCGTCTGATTATTTCACAATTAGGCGGCAGACGCCAAAGGCCGACCCTGCTAGGTTATTAGCTTGGCAAGAGGCTGGAAGAAGAAACCTTGAGATGACATATGTAAGGTCTGACTTTGAAAATGGGAGTGAGAGTGATGAGCATACACGAACTGATCCAAGTGATGATGATGGATACAGTGTGGTAGTAGCTGATAATTGCCAACgtatttttgtttatgg
The nucleotide sequence above comes from Cucurbita pepo subsp. pepo cultivar mu-cu-16 chromosome LG11, ASM280686v2, whole genome shotgun sequence. Encoded proteins:
- the LOC111804796 gene encoding coiled-coil-helix-coiled-coil-helix domain-containing protein 10, mitochondrial, which codes for MPRRSSGGRSASRPAPRAPPRNTPAPAHSAPPPAPVQGGGGGSMLGGLGATIAQGMAFGTGSAVAHRAVDAVMGPRVIQHETVDSSTPSSAPSVASNPGGSDACNVQSKSFQDCLNHYGSDISKCQFYLDMLQECRKSSGSVLGA